Proteins from one Erysipelothrix larvae genomic window:
- the uvrA gene encoding excinuclease ABC subunit UvrA, with protein sequence MKNDKIIIKGAKENNLKNISLEIPRDKLVIMTGLSGSGKTSLAFDTIYAEGQRRYVESLSSYARQFLDNMEKPDVEVIEGLSPAIAIDQKTTSNNPRSTVGTVTEIYDYLRLLYARVGTPYCPHHNIEITSQTVKQMVDRIMEYEDGSRLELLAPVVKDQKGEHKDLLDSLRKEGYLRTYIDGELHLLEEPIELEKNKKHTISVVVDRIVKRDDSRYRLNDSIETVLKLSEGILNVKIGDEIIVFSNTFSCPICGFSISHIEPRLFSFNAPLGACHNCNGLGFTQSVDEDFLIPDPSLPISKGGIRYYKNIVNTQNIEWQTFEILCNFAKVDIDKPLKSLTGKQMDILLNGSQVPVKYKIESRSGNVFQRNEPLEGVARMIERRHRETTSSSSREWYASFMSEAVCSVCHGSRLNESALAVRVGGLNLYEFTQKSVEDALKFIIDLKLDPMKAQIAELVLKEIKDRLQFLVNVGLEYLTLDRIAGSLSGGEAQRIRLATQIGSQLSGVLYVLDEPSIGLHQRDNARLIDTLKRMRDLGNTLIVVEHDEETMEESDWIVDIGPGAGERGGEVIANGPLEVIKNTKESITGQYLSGVRKIEVPKKRRKGNKLFLEVVGAQENNLKNVNVKFPLGTFISVTGVSGSGKSSLVNEVLSKAIYHELGRQRIKPGKHKKIKGLENIDKLITIDQNPIGRTPRSNPVTYTGVFDDIRELFARTPEAKMRGYDKGRFSFNIPGGRCETCKGDGVKRISMHFLPDVYVKCSECDGKRYNDETLSITYKDKTIFDVLDMSILEAIDFFSAIPKIKNGLQTLCDVGLDYIKLGQSATTLSGGEAQRVKLASELQRPSTGKTMFVLDEPTTGLHSYDVEKLIGVLQRIVDQGDTVLVIEHNLDVIKSSDYIIDMGPEGGTRGGTILVSGTPEKVAKCETSYTGHYLNKILAKG encoded by the coding sequence ATGAAAAACGATAAAATCATTATAAAGGGGGCAAAAGAGAATAACTTGAAGAATATCTCTTTAGAGATACCTCGAGATAAGCTTGTCATTATGACTGGTTTATCAGGTTCAGGAAAGACTTCTCTTGCATTTGATACAATTTACGCAGAAGGACAACGTAGATATGTGGAATCCCTTAGCTCATATGCTCGTCAATTTCTTGATAACATGGAAAAACCGGATGTTGAAGTCATTGAAGGACTTTCGCCTGCAATCGCGATTGACCAAAAGACAACAAGCAATAATCCGCGTTCTACAGTGGGGACTGTAACTGAAATTTACGACTATTTACGACTTCTTTATGCGCGTGTAGGGACGCCATATTGTCCACATCATAATATTGAAATTACATCACAAACTGTGAAGCAAATGGTAGATCGTATTATGGAATATGAAGATGGATCTCGACTCGAACTATTAGCGCCCGTGGTAAAAGATCAAAAAGGGGAACACAAAGATTTGTTGGATTCACTTCGAAAAGAGGGATATTTACGAACCTATATTGATGGTGAATTACACCTTTTAGAAGAACCGATTGAATTAGAAAAAAATAAGAAACATACGATTTCCGTAGTTGTTGACCGTATTGTGAAACGTGACGATAGCCGTTATCGTCTAAACGATTCAATTGAAACTGTATTAAAACTGAGTGAAGGGATTCTGAACGTGAAGATAGGCGATGAGATTATCGTGTTTTCAAACACATTCTCATGTCCAATCTGTGGATTTAGTATTTCACATATTGAACCACGTCTGTTCTCATTCAATGCACCACTTGGAGCATGTCATAATTGTAATGGCCTTGGATTTACACAGTCAGTGGATGAGGATTTCTTGATTCCAGATCCAAGTTTGCCTATCTCAAAAGGGGGTATTCGTTACTACAAGAACATTGTGAATACCCAGAATATTGAATGGCAAACATTTGAGATATTATGTAACTTCGCAAAAGTAGATATTGATAAACCGCTAAAAAGTTTAACCGGGAAACAAATGGATATTTTACTAAACGGAAGTCAGGTTCCTGTGAAGTACAAAATCGAATCACGTTCTGGAAATGTCTTCCAACGCAATGAGCCGCTTGAAGGTGTTGCACGGATGATTGAACGAAGACATCGTGAAACAACATCATCATCTTCACGTGAATGGTATGCATCCTTTATGTCAGAAGCAGTATGTAGTGTTTGTCATGGAAGTAGACTGAACGAATCTGCCTTGGCAGTTAGAGTAGGTGGGTTAAATCTGTATGAATTTACACAGAAATCAGTCGAAGATGCTTTAAAATTTATCATTGATCTCAAACTTGATCCAATGAAAGCTCAGATTGCTGAGCTTGTACTTAAAGAAATCAAAGACCGCCTTCAATTCTTAGTGAATGTTGGACTTGAATACCTAACTCTTGATCGTATCGCTGGAAGTTTATCGGGAGGAGAAGCACAACGGATTCGTCTTGCAACTCAAATCGGATCACAATTATCGGGTGTTCTGTACGTCTTGGATGAACCATCAATTGGGCTTCACCAACGAGACAATGCGCGACTCATTGATACATTAAAACGTATGCGTGATTTAGGAAATACCTTAATCGTTGTTGAACATGATGAAGAAACAATGGAAGAATCAGACTGGATTGTTGATATTGGTCCTGGTGCGGGTGAAAGAGGTGGCGAAGTCATTGCAAATGGCCCACTTGAAGTGATTAAGAATACAAAAGAGTCTATTACGGGTCAGTATTTAAGTGGTGTGCGTAAAATAGAAGTGCCTAAGAAAAGACGCAAAGGGAATAAGTTGTTCCTAGAAGTTGTAGGAGCACAAGAAAATAATCTTAAAAATGTGAATGTTAAGTTCCCACTTGGAACCTTTATTTCAGTCACGGGAGTGAGTGGTAGTGGTAAATCTTCGTTAGTGAATGAAGTATTATCAAAGGCAATTTATCATGAGCTTGGACGTCAGCGTATCAAGCCGGGTAAACATAAGAAAATCAAGGGTCTTGAGAACATTGACAAATTAATAACAATCGATCAAAATCCAATCGGGAGAACTCCACGATCAAACCCTGTAACGTATACCGGAGTATTTGATGACATTCGTGAGTTGTTTGCACGCACACCCGAAGCAAAAATGCGGGGGTATGATAAAGGACGATTCTCCTTTAACATTCCTGGCGGACGCTGTGAAACGTGTAAGGGTGATGGTGTAAAGCGTATTTCAATGCATTTTTTACCAGATGTTTACGTGAAGTGTAGTGAATGTGATGGAAAACGTTACAACGACGAAACCCTCAGCATTACTTATAAAGACAAGACAATATTTGATGTATTGGATATGAGTATTTTGGAAGCAATTGATTTCTTTAGTGCAATCCCTAAGATAAAAAATGGATTGCAAACCTTATGTGATGTCGGCCTTGACTATATTAAACTTGGGCAAAGTGCGACGACATTATCGGGTGGAGAAGCACAGCGTGTTAAACTCGCGAGTGAACTTCAACGCCCTTCCACAGGGAAAACGATGTTTGTGTTGGATGAGCCTACGACAGGCCTTCACTCATATGATGTAGAGAAGTTGATTGGTGTCTTACAACGCATTGTTGATCAAGGCGATACCGTGCTTGTAATTGAACATAACCTTGATGTAATTAAGTCAAGCGATTATATTATAGATATGGGGCCTGAAGGTGGAACACGTGGTGGGACAATTCTTGTCAGTGGAACTCCAGAAAAAGTTGCGAAATGCGAAACAAGCTATACAGGTCATTACTTAAATAAAATACTAGCGAAAGGATGA
- the hprK gene encoding HPr(Ser) kinase/phosphatase has translation MELQTCEVSVLVDKLGYKQVAGNKDALKRPIRLQSTSRPGLELTGFYDHVERKRVNIIGNKESAYIRGMDSETLKDRFDFLTNDESPTIIVSGGNDVPKELLEVANAKNYPVLTTKVTSSEVIVEVVSLLDEMLAPVINIHGVLMNVFGKGVLMIGESGMGKSEVALELILRGHSLIADDRVDCWVVRNRVMGTSPELTRGLLEIRGIGIIDVTQMFGVRAFLEQEHVDFVIEFQPWDSKNVYRRIGIEDEEIFEIFDEKLPKLVFPVKEGRDMAALVESGVRDFMLKQRGINAAETFDKRVMDHMRKMSEEQDV, from the coding sequence ATGGAACTTCAAACATGCGAAGTATCAGTTTTGGTTGATAAACTAGGTTATAAGCAAGTAGCGGGAAATAAGGATGCACTCAAACGTCCAATTCGTTTACAAAGTACATCACGACCTGGACTTGAACTCACAGGGTTTTATGATCATGTAGAGCGTAAACGCGTTAACATTATTGGAAACAAGGAATCTGCATACATTCGTGGAATGGATTCAGAAACCCTTAAAGATCGCTTTGATTTCTTAACAAATGACGAATCACCAACGATTATTGTATCGGGTGGTAATGATGTTCCAAAGGAATTGTTGGAAGTGGCAAACGCTAAAAATTACCCAGTGCTTACAACTAAAGTCACAAGCTCGGAAGTAATTGTTGAAGTTGTGTCCTTACTTGATGAGATGCTCGCACCTGTAATCAATATTCATGGTGTATTGATGAATGTTTTTGGTAAAGGTGTCTTGATGATTGGTGAGTCAGGCATGGGGAAAAGTGAAGTTGCACTAGAACTCATACTGAGAGGGCACTCTTTAATAGCGGATGACCGTGTTGATTGCTGGGTGGTACGCAATCGAGTGATGGGAACATCGCCTGAACTTACGCGAGGATTACTTGAGATTCGTGGAATTGGAATTATTGACGTAACTCAAATGTTTGGTGTACGTGCGTTCTTAGAACAAGAGCATGTTGATTTTGTGATTGAATTTCAACCCTGGGATTCTAAGAATGTATACCGAAGAATTGGTATTGAAGATGAAGAAATCTTTGAAATATTTGATGAAAAATTACCGAAGTTGGTATTCCCGGTTAAAGAAGGCCGAGATATGGCGGCACTTGTTGAATCAGGTGTGCGTGACTTTATGTTGAAGCAACGTGGGATTAATGCTGCCGAAACATTTGATAAACGTGTGATGGATCACATGAGGAAGATGAGTGAGGAGCAAGACGTATGA
- the lgt gene encoding prolipoprotein diacylglyceryl transferase: MIQFFPDMKTFVQIGSLSIAWYAVLIVTGAYIAYLISRYNIRKAGYDEEILDNVFIGVMFFGIVGARLWYVLFYNLPNYLSNPIEILMTRDGGLAIQGGLVLGSGFAYYYLKKKGIAFLHWADMIVPNVLLAQALGRWGNFMNQEAYGTVVSESFFNFFPEFIKNGMFINGQYRMPTFFMESSLNVLGWILIVLVLKRFSKPKRGDLVFAYLMWYGVVRFWVEGFRTDSLYFMGIRTAQATSLVFIAVGIFGTFGGFRRFTKRSKPLLLLDFDGTVMDTQALILETFKTVFKERKPDLELTEQDYYSFIGPTLWDSFGLYFEQDEVEEVVAYYRMLNMKLHKEYVKPMDHAIEVLQKLKDEGYTLGIVSSKLKEPIDYALELTNMTHLFDLVYGLHEYEKHKPDPDGILKAARELCADQSQLIYIGDTPTDIVAGRRAGAFTIGYLFDEKREAALRVEEPNRLISDWNELLEILKEDHEWTYNMM; this comes from the coding sequence ATGATTCAGTTTTTTCCAGATATGAAAACATTCGTGCAAATCGGGTCTTTATCGATTGCATGGTATGCGGTATTAATTGTAACAGGGGCTTATATTGCCTACTTAATAAGTCGCTATAATATTCGCAAAGCAGGTTATGATGAAGAAATCTTGGACAACGTCTTTATTGGTGTGATGTTTTTTGGAATTGTCGGTGCGCGTTTATGGTATGTACTTTTTTACAATCTACCGAACTATTTGAGTAATCCAATTGAGATCTTAATGACACGAGATGGGGGTCTTGCGATTCAAGGCGGACTCGTGCTTGGTTCAGGGTTTGCCTATTACTATTTAAAGAAAAAAGGAATTGCTTTCCTCCATTGGGCAGATATGATTGTTCCAAACGTATTGCTTGCTCAAGCTTTAGGCCGTTGGGGAAATTTCATGAACCAAGAAGCCTATGGGACAGTAGTATCTGAAAGTTTCTTTAACTTCTTTCCAGAATTTATCAAGAATGGAATGTTTATCAACGGTCAATATCGTATGCCAACATTCTTTATGGAAAGCTCACTCAATGTCCTTGGGTGGATTTTGATTGTTCTTGTACTAAAACGATTCAGTAAGCCAAAACGAGGTGACTTAGTGTTCGCCTATCTCATGTGGTATGGTGTGGTGCGTTTTTGGGTTGAAGGATTTAGAACAGATAGCCTTTATTTTATGGGGATTAGAACCGCTCAAGCGACAAGTCTTGTATTCATCGCAGTGGGTATTTTTGGAACCTTTGGCGGATTTAGACGATTTACGAAACGGTCAAAACCGTTGTTGTTATTGGATTTTGATGGTACCGTTATGGATACGCAAGCACTTATCCTTGAAACATTCAAAACGGTGTTTAAAGAACGTAAACCAGACCTTGAATTAACAGAACAAGATTATTACTCATTTATTGGTCCAACACTGTGGGATAGTTTTGGATTGTACTTTGAACAAGATGAAGTGGAAGAAGTTGTCGCCTATTACAGAATGCTAAACATGAAACTTCACAAAGAATATGTTAAGCCTATGGATCATGCGATTGAAGTTCTTCAAAAGCTTAAGGATGAAGGATATACCCTTGGTATTGTTTCCAGCAAATTAAAAGAACCGATTGATTATGCGCTTGAGCTTACGAACATGACACATCTGTTTGACTTGGTATACGGACTTCATGAATATGAAAAGCATAAGCCAGATCCTGATGGTATCCTGAAGGCAGCACGAGAACTGTGCGCTGATCAATCACAGTTGATATATATTGGTGACACACCAACAGACATTGTTGCTGGTCGACGTGCAGGTGCATTTACGATTGGATATTTGTTTGACGAAAAAAGAGAAGCAGCACTTCGTGTTGAAGAACCAAACAGACTCATTTCGGATTGGAATGAACTTCTCGAAATTTTAAAGGAGGATCATGAATGGACGTACAATATGATGTAA
- the trxB gene encoding thioredoxin-disulfide reductase: MDVQYDVIIIGGGPAGMTAALYASRAGLNVAMMEREAPGGKMIKTDIICNYPGIDSINGADLSMKMYTHSTNYGAQYLYGDVKDIEVDGDVRVVVTEDGSRYTAKAVIAATGTVERTLGFPEDELLLGRGLSYCAVCDGAFFKQKNVIVIGGGNSALEEAVYLTQFADKVTIVIRRDVFRGDTHAQEELLKNPKIEVVRKHKPAAYILNDDGKISGMKFVHSDTNEPLEIKADGVFPYIGADPATGYLKNLGVLDSQGYIIADSRMHTSVPGVFAAGDALDKPLRQIVTATSDGSVAAQEAFHYIQTIAK, translated from the coding sequence ATGGACGTACAATATGATGTAATTATTATCGGTGGTGGTCCTGCAGGGATGACCGCAGCTTTATATGCATCTCGTGCTGGATTAAATGTTGCGATGATGGAACGTGAAGCACCCGGTGGAAAGATGATAAAAACAGATATTATCTGCAATTATCCAGGTATTGACTCAATAAATGGTGCAGATTTATCAATGAAAATGTATACGCACTCAACTAATTATGGGGCACAATATCTCTATGGGGATGTTAAAGACATTGAAGTTGATGGTGATGTGCGTGTGGTGGTTACAGAAGATGGTAGTCGCTATACTGCAAAAGCTGTTATTGCTGCAACTGGAACTGTTGAAAGAACCCTAGGATTCCCAGAAGATGAATTACTCTTGGGACGGGGACTTTCTTATTGTGCTGTTTGTGATGGTGCATTTTTCAAACAAAAGAATGTGATTGTAATTGGTGGTGGAAACTCAGCACTTGAAGAAGCAGTTTACCTCACCCAATTTGCGGATAAGGTGACGATTGTGATACGACGGGATGTATTCCGTGGTGATACACATGCCCAAGAAGAATTGTTGAAGAATCCAAAAATAGAAGTAGTTCGTAAACATAAACCAGCTGCTTATATTCTTAATGATGATGGAAAAATTTCTGGAATGAAATTTGTGCATTCAGATACAAATGAGCCACTTGAAATTAAAGCGGATGGTGTTTTCCCTTACATTGGTGCTGATCCAGCAACAGGGTATTTGAAAAATCTTGGTGTATTAGATTCTCAAGGTTACATAATTGCAGATTCTCGCATGCATACCAGTGTTCCAGGTGTATTCGCAGCAGGCGATGCATTGGATAAACCACTTCGTCAAATTGTGACTGCGACATCTGATGGATCAGTTGCTGCACAAGAAGCATTCCATTACATTCAGACTATAGCTAAGTAA
- a CDS encoding TetR/AcrR family transcriptional regulator: protein MRKKDETLRECILECAREIIDQEGPQNLSIRTLSQKVGVASGTIYNYFANKDEILLVITEETWKHALIEMNRQITAVCFTQQLRDIYEFLKEEISDSTGALMNSLTNVQVIGRQRMQSMQSVLRTDIIRRIGKDEQILPSIWNESLSEVDFADLIIMNMMENLRTNAPNIDCFIEVVKRVVY from the coding sequence ATGAGGAAAAAGGACGAAACTCTTCGCGAGTGTATCTTAGAGTGTGCAAGAGAAATCATAGACCAAGAAGGTCCACAAAATCTTAGCATTCGTACATTATCACAAAAGGTGGGTGTAGCGAGTGGCACAATCTACAATTACTTTGCGAATAAGGATGAGATTCTACTGGTGATCACTGAAGAAACGTGGAAACATGCGTTGATAGAAATGAATCGGCAAATAACAGCTGTGTGTTTCACACAACAACTCAGAGACATTTATGAATTCTTAAAAGAAGAAATAAGCGATTCCACGGGTGCGTTAATGAACAGTTTAACCAATGTGCAGGTGATAGGGAGACAACGGATGCAGTCGATGCAAAGTGTACTAAGAACCGACATTATCCGACGCATCGGAAAAGATGAGCAAATCCTTCCAAGTATTTGGAATGAATCTCTATCAGAAGTGGATTTTGCGGATTTGATCATCATGAATATGATGGAAAACTTAAGAACAAACGCTCCAAACATTGATTGTTTTATTGAAGTTGTGAAACGAGTAGTTTACTAA
- the rapZ gene encoding RNase adapter RapZ: MKRRIVLVTGLAGAGKTSAMAALEDMGYYCIDRLPASLIDELSNTIQHGNEVRYDHVALSVSAQDFYKFKHSLENLDAYVSVLFLDASYESLLLRYKHTRRKHPLLLAGVANSLGEAIELEQNVYSDIKEEATFILDTSLITQANLASRLQEVFGKNATPSLSVSFLSFGFRHGLPLDADLVFDVRSLKNPYWDETLRSLSGNDKPVYDYVINDEKTAELLKHLTDYLDFALQSAKVENRNHLTVAIGCTGGQHRSVSVTNWLFDHYHNQYVTFKNHRDAKEVYHD; encoded by the coding sequence ATGAAACGTAGAATCGTATTGGTAACTGGATTAGCTGGAGCGGGTAAGACAAGTGCTATGGCTGCACTTGAAGATATGGGGTATTATTGTATTGATCGTTTGCCTGCATCATTGATTGATGAACTATCAAACACAATTCAACATGGAAACGAAGTGCGCTATGACCATGTTGCTTTATCCGTAAGTGCACAAGACTTTTACAAGTTCAAGCATTCACTTGAGAATCTGGATGCATATGTGAGTGTGCTCTTTTTGGATGCAAGTTATGAATCCTTGCTTTTAAGATACAAGCACACACGACGCAAACATCCATTATTATTAGCAGGTGTTGCGAACTCATTAGGAGAAGCAATTGAGTTGGAACAAAATGTATACTCGGATATTAAGGAAGAAGCTACCTTTATCCTCGATACATCATTAATAACACAAGCAAACCTCGCATCACGTTTACAAGAAGTATTTGGGAAGAATGCGACACCATCCCTATCAGTTAGTTTTTTGTCATTTGGATTTAGACATGGTCTTCCACTTGATGCAGATTTAGTATTTGATGTGCGATCGTTAAAAAACCCATACTGGGATGAAACACTACGATCGTTGAGCGGGAATGATAAACCAGTATATGATTATGTAATCAACGATGAAAAGACAGCGGAACTGCTTAAACACTTAACAGATTACTTAGACTTTGCGCTTCAATCTGCTAAGGTTGAAAATCGAAACCATTTAACTGTAGCAATTGGGTGTACAGGGGGGCAACACCGATCAGTGTCAGTAACCAATTGGCTCTTTGATCACTATCACAACCAATATGTGACCTTTAAGAATCATCGTGATGCAAAGGAAGTTTACCATGATTAA
- a CDS encoding gluconeogenesis factor YvcK family protein has protein sequence MIKVVILGGGTGQSVILRGIKQVEGIELATIVTVADDGGSTGRLRDEFSMPAMGDIRNVMVSLSDEQSLMSSIMDYRFNVVDSESLGGHSLGNLILTALTQTTGSFMEAIGSVSKIMKVKGRIIPSSLQLLTLLARMEDGTIVRGESNIPLFKNAITEVFYDEPVRATEESIDAIVNADVILFGIGSLFTSILPNVAIPDIRRALEFTKAKKVYYCNAMTQPGETDGYNGEDHVDAILRHCNIKFDFVVENITKTDENLAKRYLETGSKGVHFEKTEHEYRLVKHDLLKTGVDQIRHDSVKVKASFEALLKEMGYVV, from the coding sequence ATGATTAAAGTGGTGATCCTTGGCGGGGGGACCGGGCAATCCGTTATTTTAAGAGGTATAAAACAAGTTGAAGGAATTGAACTCGCAACCATCGTTACCGTTGCAGACGATGGTGGTAGTACTGGACGATTAAGAGATGAATTTTCGATGCCAGCAATGGGAGATATTCGAAATGTGATGGTTTCCTTATCAGATGAGCAATCGTTAATGTCTTCGATTATGGATTACCGTTTTAACGTTGTCGACAGTGAATCCCTTGGTGGACACAGTCTGGGAAACTTAATTCTTACAGCACTGACTCAAACCACCGGTAGTTTTATGGAAGCAATTGGTTCAGTGTCCAAGATTATGAAAGTTAAAGGACGCATTATTCCATCTTCACTTCAATTGCTAACGCTTCTTGCGCGTATGGAAGATGGTACCATCGTTCGGGGGGAATCAAATATCCCTTTGTTTAAAAATGCAATTACCGAAGTATTTTATGATGAACCCGTACGTGCGACCGAAGAATCCATTGATGCAATCGTAAATGCAGATGTGATTCTCTTTGGGATTGGTTCGCTTTTTACGTCAATCCTTCCAAATGTTGCGATTCCAGATATTAGAAGAGCACTCGAATTCACTAAGGCAAAAAAAGTGTATTATTGTAATGCAATGACTCAACCAGGTGAGACAGATGGATATAATGGTGAAGACCATGTTGATGCGATCTTGCGCCATTGTAATATTAAGTTTGACTTTGTTGTTGAAAATATTACTAAAACAGATGAAAATCTTGCCAAGCGTTATCTTGAGACTGGAAGTAAAGGTGTTCACTTTGAGAAGACTGAACATGAGTACAGACTTGTGAAACATGATTTACTGAAAACTGGTGTTGATCAAATTCGACACGATTCAGTGAAAGTGAAGGCAAGCTTTGAGGCATTATTAAAGGAGATGGGATATGTCGTTTAG
- the whiA gene encoding DNA-binding protein WhiA gives MSFSSDVKQEITHQEYNLEQKRALLSAFMHLNASMQIVNRVIMLKIELDNAATARFIMTLVKELYHAEVELTVLRRSNLDKRNIYRLLVTEQAMSILEDLGIYSSKGLRPVPYNIIVVKEANARAYLAGAFLAGGSVNAPNTANYHAEIRCNNEEMAEFIQKILGRFELNAKSMLRRNKPVVYIKAADHIADFLKIVYAHESTMEFEDVRIQRDFKNSLTRLDNCEVANEMKSIKAGSAQLDAIYTLIKNNRYNYIDQKLIEVGDLRMDMPEASLNELIEEYQDRTGNKISKSGLQHRFNKIIELAQKFDDNK, from the coding sequence ATGTCGTTTAGTAGTGATGTGAAACAAGAAATAACACATCAAGAATATAACTTAGAACAAAAGCGAGCGCTGTTGAGTGCTTTTATGCATCTCAACGCTTCCATGCAAATTGTTAATCGTGTCATCATGCTGAAAATTGAACTCGATAATGCAGCAACTGCACGATTTATCATGACGCTTGTTAAAGAGTTGTATCACGCTGAAGTCGAGCTCACAGTATTAAGACGAAGTAACCTTGATAAACGGAATATTTATCGTCTCTTAGTAACTGAACAGGCCATGAGTATTTTAGAAGATTTAGGAATTTATTCATCTAAAGGACTACGGCCCGTGCCTTATAACATTATTGTAGTAAAAGAAGCGAATGCCCGTGCTTATTTAGCAGGCGCGTTTCTTGCAGGTGGTAGCGTTAATGCACCAAATACAGCAAATTATCATGCTGAAATTCGATGCAATAATGAAGAAATGGCTGAATTTATTCAAAAAATTCTGGGACGTTTTGAGCTCAATGCGAAAAGTATGCTTCGGCGTAATAAACCCGTTGTCTATATCAAGGCAGCAGACCATATAGCAGACTTTTTAAAAATTGTATATGCTCATGAGAGCACCATGGAATTTGAAGATGTGCGAATACAACGCGATTTTAAAAACTCCCTCACGCGTCTTGATAACTGTGAAGTAGCAAATGAAATGAAAAGCATCAAGGCAGGAAGTGCTCAACTGGATGCAATTTATACTTTGATTAAGAATAATCGGTATAACTATATTGACCAAAAACTAATCGAAGTTGGTGACTTACGGATGGACATGCCAGAAGCAAGCCTTAATGAGCTCATCGAAGAATATCAGGACCGTACTGGAAATAAAATAAGTAAGTCAGGATTACAACATCGTTTCAACAAAATCATTGAATTAGCACAGAAATTCGATGATAATAAGTAA
- a CDS encoding GNAT family N-acetyltransferase, producing the protein MLDKARSEEKNLIHKYWKEAFHHQDGGSINAYFNHHYKDDESYVYRGNDGSIISSAQVRSKVLSLHDKKIRVSYITGLLTRPEYQGQGYMKKFMEALLDELSQKDIVTLLSAYEPKIFSNFGFEPVIEDYEYNINARSMFEFGIDGILLNPEAKDLKRVYETFTQHFTGYFVRTLEDFELLKKEYAAKNGKIVGLTVDNILVGYAAYIQHNGYVEVKECCYDKSGTLMQLMSFVSRGQTRVILTTTTAEQIRKLYPESRRVKRPFLLGRINDQELFERLYHIRILSAYSAFHAYGKPLFNRDNQ; encoded by the coding sequence ATGTTAGATAAAGCAAGAAGTGAAGAAAAAAATCTCATCCATAAATATTGGAAAGAAGCATTTCACCATCAAGATGGTGGGTCAATCAATGCTTATTTTAATCACCACTATAAGGATGATGAAAGTTATGTATATCGCGGAAATGATGGGTCAATCATTTCAAGTGCCCAAGTGCGTAGTAAGGTCTTATCGCTCCATGATAAAAAGATTCGAGTATCGTATATCACGGGGCTTTTGACGCGTCCAGAATACCAAGGGCAAGGATATATGAAGAAATTCATGGAAGCTTTATTAGATGAATTATCACAAAAAGACATCGTGACATTATTAAGTGCTTACGAACCCAAGATATTCTCAAATTTTGGTTTTGAACCTGTTATCGAAGATTACGAGTATAACATTAATGCTCGATCAATGTTTGAATTTGGAATCGATGGAATTCTTCTAAACCCAGAAGCTAAAGATTTGAAACGCGTATATGAGACATTTACGCAACATTTTACGGGGTATTTTGTGAGAACATTGGAAGATTTTGAACTGTTGAAAAAAGAATATGCAGCAAAAAATGGAAAAATAGTTGGCTTGACGGTTGATAATATCCTTGTAGGATATGCTGCTTATATCCAACATAATGGGTATGTAGAGGTAAAAGAATGTTGTTATGACAAGAGTGGAACTCTGATGCAATTGATGTCGTTTGTGAGTCGAGGTCAGACAAGGGTTATCCTCACAACTACTACAGCGGAGCAGATAAGAAAACTTTATCCTGAATCACGTAGAGTGAAGCGACCGTTCTTGCTCGGACGTATTAATGATCAAGAGCTCTTTGAGCGTTTATATCATATAAGAATTTTATCTGCCTATTCCGCGTTCCATGCGTATGGAAAACCACTATTTAATAGAGATAATCAGTAG